CCCACGTCGCCCAGCTGCAGCAGGCGGTCGTTGGGGATGACGATGAGCGTGTCGCACTCCTGGCGCATCCCGCCGATCCCCTCCTCCGCCTGGCCCGCGCGACGGCGGCCCTCGAAGGTGAACGGGCGCGTGACGACGCCGATGGTCAGCGCGCCGAGCTTGCGCGCGATCGACGCGACGACGGGCGCGCCGCCGGTGCCGGTGCCGCCGCCCTCCCCCGCCGTGACGAAGACCATGTCGGCCCCCTTGAGGACCTCCTCGATCTCCTCGCGGTGGTCCTCGGCGGCCTTGCGGCCGACCTCGGGGTTGGCGCCCGCGCCGAGCCCGCGGGTCAGCTCGCGACCGATGTCGAGCTTCACGTCGGCGTCGGACATGAGCAGGGCCTGCGCGTCGGTGTTCACCGCGATGAACTCGACGCCCTTGAGGCCGACCTCGATCATGCGGTTGACGGCGTTGACCCCGCCGCCACCGATGCCGACGACCTTGATCACGGCCAGGTAGTTGTGCGGGGGCGTCATGCGCGGTCCCTTTCCTACAAAGTGGGGCCGGGGGATGTTTCCTGATCCGACGGGTCGAACGCTAGGTCGCGCATCGGCAGCGGTCCAGCAGGCGCGCCGCGCGGCGGCAACCCCCCGACCGGGTCCACCTCTGCGTGGTCAGGAGCGCACCGTGGGTAGTGCGGGGCTCGTCACGTCGTAGACGCGGCCGGGCTGGGTCAGCAGGGCGACCAGCACGGAGGCCTTGCGCACGGACTCCTCGGCCGGTCCCCACCGCACCTGGCGGTCCTCGGACAGCCCGAGCGTGACCTGCGGGACACCCCCGCCGATCACGGCGTCGACGGTCGCGACCTGTCCGCGGACGTCCTCGGGCAGGGCGGACAGGACGTCGAGGGCGGCCCGGGTGGACGGGTCGTCCGGGCCCGCGGCGCCGAAGGTGAGCTGCGGCAGCCCCGGGGGGACCGGGGCGGGGTAGACGACGCCGGAGGCGTCGACGGGCATCGGGCCCTGCGGGGTCTGCACGACGGCGACCGCGGTGCGCTCGACGATCACGATCGTGACGGTGTGCGGCCAGCCCCGGCCCACCTCGACCGACCCGATGCCGGGCAGCTGCGCCACCCGCTGGGCGATCCCGGCGGTGTCGACGCCCGCCAGCGGCCCGCCGGGCAGCACCGCGGCCGCGGCGAGCACGTCGGCCTGCGGCACGTCGAGGGCGCCGGAGACCTCCACGCCCTCGACGTCGAACAGGCCCAGGTCGTAGACGACCACGCGCACGCCCACGGCGAGGACGCCCAGGAGCAGCAGCGCGGCGATCCCGGCCGCGACCCGCCTGCGCCGCCGGTGCACCGGCGACGGTTCGGGCCGGGGGCGCGGCGGCCGGTCGTCCCCCGCCGCCTCGGCGTCGCGGGTGCGGGGCCGGCCGTCGGCGCGCGCGGGGCGGCGGCCGGCGCGACCGGCGGGCTCCGGCCCGGTGCGTCCGCCCGCGGGACGGCCCCCCGGCCCGCCCGGCGGCCCTGCGGTCGCCCGGGGTCCGGGCCCCGCCCGTCCGGTCCCCGCCGGACCGGCCACCGGCGGTCCGGTCGGTAGCGGTCCGGTCGGTAGCGGTCCGGTCGGTAGCGGCCCGGCCACCGGCGGCCCGGTCGGCGGCCGCCCGCTCGTCGGCGACCCGGCGGGTCCG
This sequence is a window from Pseudonocardia petroleophila. Protein-coding genes within it:
- a CDS encoding cell division protein FtsQ/DivIB, with product MAGPAGTGRAGPGPRATAGPPGGPGGRPAGGRTGPEPAGRAGRRPARADGRPRTRDAEAAGDDRPPRPRPEPSPVHRRRRRVAAGIAALLLLGVLAVGVRVVVYDLGLFDVEGVEVSGALDVPQADVLAAAAVLPGGPLAGVDTAGIAQRVAQLPGIGSVEVGRGWPHTVTIVIVERTAVAVVQTPQGPMPVDASGVVYPAPVPPGLPQLTFGAAGPDDPSTRAALDVLSALPEDVRGQVATVDAVIGGGVPQVTLGLSEDRQVRWGPAEESVRKASVLVALLTQPGRVYDVTSPALPTVRS